The Pelosinus sp. IPA-1 genome window below encodes:
- a CDS encoding nucleotidyltransferase family protein: MYDAIILAGGENSEHLSKFSSQSYEAMIEIAGKPMVTFVADALAASPQVDRIFIMGPIPHLQKCRFPDNAVLLEGGYTLLETIQLGMKALGHENKVLVVTADIPLLTPNAIADFFAQCDKEEADLYYPIVSKEINNKFYPSSKRTYVRFKDGTYTGGNIFLVNPKIVPQCLLVAERLINNRKNPFKLCCILGWGFVLQFFLGTLSLTKVKERVATLLGITGAVVQSPYPELGIDVDKPSDLELVRTTFSFRS, translated from the coding sequence ATGTATGATGCCATTATACTGGCTGGCGGTGAAAATAGTGAACATTTGAGTAAGTTTTCATCTCAGTCGTATGAGGCGATGATTGAAATAGCTGGTAAACCAATGGTGACCTTTGTGGCAGATGCATTGGCAGCTTCCCCCCAAGTGGATAGAATATTTATAATGGGGCCAATTCCTCATTTACAAAAATGCAGATTTCCAGATAATGCAGTGTTACTTGAGGGCGGCTACACTCTTTTAGAGACAATTCAACTGGGGATGAAAGCGCTAGGACATGAAAATAAGGTACTAGTTGTTACTGCGGACATTCCCCTTTTAACTCCTAATGCCATTGCTGATTTTTTCGCCCAATGCGACAAAGAAGAGGCGGATTTGTATTATCCGATTGTTAGTAAGGAAATTAATAATAAGTTTTATCCCAGCAGCAAACGCACTTATGTACGTTTTAAGGATGGAACCTATACGGGGGGGAATATTTTTTTAGTCAACCCCAAAATTGTACCGCAATGTCTCTTAGTAGCTGAGAGGCTCATTAATAATCGTAAAAATCCTTTTAAACTTTGCTGCATATTAGGTTGGGGATTTGTATTACAATTTTTCCTTGGGACATTAAGTTTAACTAAGGTGAAAGAAAGGGTAGCTACATTATTAGGTATTACAGGTGCTGTTGTTCAATCGCCCTATCCGGAACTGGGGATTGATGTTGATAAACCAAGCGATTTAGAATTGGTTCGCACTACTTTCTCTTTTCGCTCCTAG
- a CDS encoding GntR family transcriptional regulator, with the protein MERRLLPIKLDSYQPLREVVCETLRNAIVSGVLQPGERLMEIQVAEELGVSRTPVREAIRKLELEGFVVMIPRRGTYVSDLSIKDITEVFEVRTSLDVLAAGLAAERITEEELEQMERLLVEIGGYIEINDMDKIVEADSQFHDILYRASRNERLVGIINNLREQLTRFRSLSMSYPGRLKEMFGEHTRMVESLGQRNVSLAQQFAGEHMANAEQVLLKNMLEKGSHSKQE; encoded by the coding sequence ATGGAGCGGCGTTTATTACCAATTAAATTAGATAGCTATCAACCTCTTCGGGAAGTGGTATGTGAAACCTTGCGGAATGCAATTGTTTCTGGTGTATTACAACCTGGAGAACGTTTAATGGAAATTCAAGTAGCTGAAGAGTTAGGTGTAAGTCGTACCCCGGTCAGAGAAGCCATCCGTAAGTTAGAATTGGAAGGTTTTGTCGTAATGATTCCAAGGCGTGGTACCTATGTTTCTGATCTTTCAATTAAAGATATTACAGAAGTATTTGAAGTTAGAACATCATTGGATGTTTTAGCTGCAGGACTGGCCGCGGAACGTATTACCGAGGAAGAATTAGAACAAATGGAAAGGCTCTTAGTCGAAATTGGCGGTTACATTGAAATAAATGATATGGATAAAATAGTAGAAGCCGATAGCCAATTTCATGATATTTTATACCGGGCTAGTCGTAATGAACGCCTTGTAGGAATTATAAATAACTTGCGGGAACAACTCACTCGCTTTAGGTCTTTATCTATGTCATATCCAGGTAGACTTAAAGAAATGTTTGGTGAACATACCCGCATGGTTGAGTCTTTAGGACAGAGAAATGTATCCTTAGCTCAACAATTTGCAGGAGAACATATGGCGAATGCGGAACAAGTTTTATTAAAAAATATGCTAGAGAAGGGTTCGCATTCAAAGCAAGAATAG
- the ispE gene encoding 4-(cytidine 5'-diphospho)-2-C-methyl-D-erythritol kinase: MLKVRGNAKINLTLDVLYKREDGFHQVEMIMQAIELADILHLEERENGNISVKSNIARLPCDHRNLAYRAAALIKEACQVNKGVHIHLEKNIPVAAGLAGGSTDAASVLKGLNELWKLGLSISDLEILGAKLGSDVPFCLRGGTMLATGRGELLKPLTDLKPCYVVLAKPPIGVSTAWVYRQYRGQDVKDHPDTDGVVACLNQGDLTGVANRLQNVLETVTIKEHPEIKELKKTMMQYGAMASLMSGSGPTVFGLVEEQAGAEYLAAKIRSQRSAEVFVTKTVGKNGGV; encoded by the coding sequence ATGCTAAAAGTAAGAGGAAATGCGAAAATTAATTTAACCCTTGATGTCCTTTATAAAAGAGAGGACGGGTTTCATCAAGTGGAAATGATAATGCAAGCCATAGAACTTGCTGATATACTTCATTTAGAAGAAAGAGAGAATGGCAATATAAGTGTGAAAAGTAATATTGCCAGATTGCCTTGTGATCATAGAAATTTAGCTTACCGAGCGGCAGCTCTGATTAAAGAAGCTTGTCAAGTGAATAAAGGTGTACATATTCATCTGGAAAAGAACATACCTGTAGCTGCTGGGTTGGCTGGTGGCAGCACAGATGCTGCGAGTGTTTTAAAAGGACTTAATGAATTGTGGAAATTAGGTCTATCGATCTCCGATTTGGAGATACTTGGAGCTAAGTTAGGTTCAGATGTACCGTTCTGTTTACGAGGCGGTACTATGCTGGCAACAGGACGAGGTGAACTATTAAAGCCACTTACGGACTTAAAACCTTGTTATGTAGTATTGGCAAAGCCCCCCATTGGTGTTTCGACTGCTTGGGTCTATCGCCAATATCGGGGACAGGATGTAAAAGATCATCCTGATACTGATGGAGTGGTAGCTTGTCTAAATCAGGGCGATCTAACTGGTGTAGCCAATCGCTTGCAAAATGTATTAGAAACGGTAACAATTAAAGAGCATCCTGAAATCAAGGAACTCAAAAAAACTATGATGCAATACGGTGCAATGGCCAGTTTAATGTCGGGCAGCGGGCCTACTGTCTTTGGACTAGTAGAGGAGCAGGCCGGAGCCGAGTACCTTGCTGCAAAAATTAGAAGCCAAAGGTCGGCAGAAGTATTTGTAACTAAGACAGTAGGAAAAAATGGGGGAGTATAA
- a CDS encoding chemotaxis protein CheW: MEQIKAEDELQLVTFRLASEEYGLPITKVQEINRLLPVTKLPQTPSFMEGIINLRGRIIPVIDLRKRFQLSITEHDDDTRIVVVEMNGQTVGVTVDAVKEVVRLSTANIETPPASIAVDSRFINGVGKTDDRLIILLDIDQVLTAQEEVAVKQMNE; this comes from the coding sequence ATGGAGCAAATAAAGGCAGAAGATGAATTACAGTTGGTTACTTTTCGGCTGGCAAGTGAGGAGTATGGGCTTCCTATTACGAAGGTTCAGGAAATCAACCGCTTATTACCAGTTACTAAGTTGCCGCAAACACCTTCTTTTATGGAAGGAATTATTAATCTTAGGGGTCGCATCATTCCGGTGATTGATTTAAGAAAAAGATTTCAATTATCAATAACAGAGCATGATGATGATACACGGATTGTTGTTGTAGAAATGAATGGACAAACCGTAGGTGTTACCGTTGATGCAGTGAAAGAAGTAGTAAGGTTGAGCACCGCAAACATTGAGACGCCACCGGCATCAATCGCGGTAGATTCTCGATTTATTAATGGAGTTGGCAAGACGGACGATCGTCTAATTATTTTATTAGATATTGATCAAGTTTTAACAGCCCAGGAAGAAGTTGCTGTAAAGCAAATGAATGAATAG